Proteins co-encoded in one Yamadazyma tenuis chromosome 1, complete sequence genomic window:
- a CDS encoding uncharacterized protein (CAZy:AA1; COG:Q; EggNog:ENOG503NZUY) produces MVKISTFALVALSLCGFALSEKVESNAAPALEIRGVQDSSDLSEPLEKRSKRLKSNLDLIPSGATVNYQVWNLTETEVMPDGHYRRGFLINGESPGPLIDGNQGDWVVIKVNNFLTVPITIHFHGIHQNGTIFSDGVPGVTQWPILSGDTYTYVWKMDQYGFYWYHAHYRAYANDGIIGPIYINPSDEVGRPYGEITNDTDELSLLNRLEKKPNYLILSDWFKETYDEIAVKMFAYGMDPSCVQSLLINGKGRHYCFPNSTFASQGATKYEKYMGATGADTWHMDSFGCMDLGTLNGFTSIEYNTTLLEFPGTNTECFNSTVDQEVYYTNDEDYVFFNLINMGGEFSKTLSVDDHNLTVVAIDGSYIHPKVVQQLYLPIGLRVTVAIKTVEDEHENTDEPFAIRVQGDDMPQLYTGLAYLQYGSYSNETYQYVQESVAIEDTNGVLHNNLAGDLLDSSFIKFDPFSSSPLDSTLKPPTGAADVTIQAELTRPGSTTFTIFNGVAFDGGMEMNYPILFKLQGNDSINATQAFGGSVVDAGIKEGDVVDIIFQNTPLADHPMHLHGHTFWVIAKNDTVSTFAYNTTEEALEDGSDDLFNFEDPAYVDNVAVITGGYAIIRFIASNNIAMVHCHIQTHLAMGMGGVIVEDKEHLDKVPENLLKQNHADYNSQDEWIPSELNITIT; encoded by the coding sequence atggtgaagatttcTACTTTTGCTTTAGTGGCCCTTTCTCTTTGTGGTTTTGCGCTTTCTGAGAAAGTTGAAAGTAATGCAGCTCCTGCTTTAGAAATTAGAGGGGTGCAAGATTCCTCGGACTTATCTGAGCCCCTTGAAAAAAGActgaagagattgaagtCTAACTTGGACTTAATTCCAAGTGGCGCCACCGTCAACTACCAAGTATGGAACTTGACTGAAACAGAGGTGATGCCCGATGGTCACTACCGTAGAGGTTTTTTGATTAATGGGGAATCTCCTGGTCCTCTTATTGATGGAAACCAAGGTGACTGGGTTGTGATCAAggtcaacaacttcttaaCGGTTCCAATCACCATCCACTTTCACGGTATCCACCAAAACGGAACTATTTTCTCTGACGGTGTTCCAGGCGTTACTCAATGGCCTATTTTAAGTGGTGATACTTACACCTACGTGTGGAAGATGGATCAATACGGATTCTACTGGTACCATGCTCATTACAGAGCTTATGCTAACGACGGTATCATAGGACCAATTTATATCAACCCTTCTGATGAGGTTGGAAGACCTTATGGTGAAATAACTAACGATACTGACGAGTTGTCTCTTTTGAACAGATTAGAAAAGAAGCCAAACTATCTTATACTCAGTGACTGGTTTAAGGAAACCTACGATGAAATTGCTGTCAAGATGTTCGCTTATGGTATGGACCCATCTTGTGTTCAATCtttgttgatcaacggTAAAGGTCGCCACTATTGTTTCCCCAACAGTACTTTTGCCAGCCAAGGTGCTACCAAATACGAAAAATATATGGGTGCTACCGGTGCTGATACTTGGCACATGGATTCCTTCGGTTGTATGGACCTTGGAACTCTTAACGGTTTCACATCTATTGAATACAACACCACCTTGTTAGAATTCCCAGGAACTAACACTGAGTGTTTCAACTCTACggttgaccaagaagtATACTATACCAACGATGAGGACTatgtcttcttcaaccttaTTAACATGGGGGGTGAATTCTCCAAGACATTGAGTGTCGATGACCATAATTTGACTGTTGTTGCTATTGATGGTTCTTATATTCACCCTAAAGTAGTCCAACAACTCTATTTGCCAATTGGATTAAGAGTTACGGTTGCTATTAAGACCGTGGAAGATGAACACGAAAATACTGATGAGCCTTTTGCTATCAGAGTCCAAGGTGATGATATGCCCCAACTCTACACTGGTCTTGCTTACTTGCAATATGGTTCTTACAGTAACGAAACGTATCAGTACGTGCAAGAGAGCGTTGCTATTGAAGATACCAACGGTGTTCTACACAACAACTTGGCTGGTGACTTGTTAGACTCAagtttcatcaagttcGATCCATTCAGTTCTAGTCCTCTCGATAGCACTCTCAAGCCACCAACCGGTGCTGCTGATGTTACCATTCAAGCTGAATTGACTCGTCCTGGTTCCACTACtttcaccatcttcaatgggGTTGCTTTTGATGGTGGTATGGAAATGAACTATCCaattttgttcaagctTCAAGGTAATGATTCCATTAATGCTACTCAAGCCTTCGGAGGTTCAGTTGTAGATGCTGGAATCAAGGAgggtgatgttgttgatatcattttccaaaacacTCCACTTGCAGATCACCCAATGCACTTGCACGGACACACTTTCTGGGTTATTGCTAAAAATGATACCGTTAGTACCTTCGCCTACAATACTACTGAAGAGgctcttgaagatggaagCGACGACTTATTTAATTTCGAGGACCCTGCATATGTGGACAATGTTGCTGTTATTACAGGCGGATACGCTATTATCCGATTTATTGCTAGTAACAATATCGCTATGGTTCATTGTCACATCCAAACTCACTTGGCAATGGGTATGGGAGGTGTTATTGTGGAAGACAAGGAACACCTTGACAAAGTTCCAgagaacttgttgaagcaaAACCACGCTGACTACAACTCTCAGGATGAATGGATTCCTTCTGAACTcaatatcaccattacTTAG
- the YMR1 gene encoding phosphatidylinositol-3-phosphatase ymr1 (EggNog:ENOG503NVN3; COG:S; BUSCO:EOG09261ABB), producing MTKSRGSSLHSSRNNQFSVLPNGELKDSQLAESYKNTAIDHYSASNIRIQCKDFTFYSFDFVNEMTCKEVFLKLSALITVPKVQKDIKSFYAFYYKANSMELNLTPKGWDIYDPVSEYRRLDLFKDDGSASFWRITNVNEQYKLCPSYPSVIVVPSSISDNVVKHASKFRSKQRIPAIVYKHRLSPNGNVIVRCSQPLVGINIQNRSIQDEKLIGEIFKSQESERLEKLNIDSEFIDQPQRNLIVDLRPITNAMAQHALGAGTENIDYYRGDRLPIDKENGSSNQEATTRNVDKIFGNIDNIHVIRDSLNKLTNALNDLDQFPVSVGADSEQVSISIILQSVDRITKSIHLNNTNVVIHCSDGWDRTSQVSALSQLCLDPYYRTLHGFMILIEKEWVSFGFKFNTRADHGGCIGAVMPKPVHDSSEFNDDSELPNGSARSVASFLQKAANKAATRIRNTAVAAAEAATNSNSSSTVDLNINNNSSTSEPTPEASDSNGGGSFSGHAYGGSNEKSPVFHQFLDCVYQIYKQHPQQFEFNSRFLKRLFYHYYSCQYGSFVCDSERELKMNHKLHESTVSVWDYFNSRSKEFINPSYERKDEVVFFNYSDVKWWTELYGRSDEEMNGLSNSLDRKFAKINLTK from the exons ATGACCAAGTCTCGGGGATCCTCATTGCACTCTTCTAGGAACAATCAGTTTAGTGTTCTTCCCAACGGGGAATTGAAAGATAGTCAATTGGCTGAATCATACAAGAATACTGCAATTGATCACTACTCCGCTTCTAATATTCGGATTCAGTGTAAGGATTTCACGTTCTATTCCTTTGATTTCGTCAACGAAATGACGTGCAAGGAAGTTTTTCTCAAGCTAAGTGCCTTGATAACTGTTCccaaagttcaaaaagaTATTAAATCATTCTATGCATTTTACTATAAGGCCAATTCCATGGAGTTGAACCTAACACCGAAAGGGTGGGATATCTATGATCCAGTATCTGAATATAGACGATTGGATTTGTTTAAGGATGATGGGTCTGCACTGTTCTGGAGGATTACTAATGTGAATGAACAGTATAAGCTTTGCCCATCATATCCTAGTGTTATTGTCGTGCCATCGTCGATTTCTGATAATGTGGTAAAACATGCTTCGAAATTCCGATCAAAACAGAGAATCCCAGCAATCGTATATAAACACCGCCTCAGTCCCAATGGAAACGTTATCGTTAGGTGTTCTCAGCCATTGGTGGGGATCAACATCCAAAATAGATCCATCCAggatgaaaagttgattggGGAGATATTCAAATCACAGGAATCCGAACGGcttgagaagttgaacataGATAGTGAGTTCATTGACCAGCCCCAAAGAAACTTAATTGTTGATTTACGTCCGATAACAAATGCTATGGCTCAACATGCCTTGGGAGCTGGAACAGAGAACATCGATTATTACCGAGGTGACCGCTTGCCTATTGATAAGGAAAATGGGTCATCAAACCAAGAAGCTACTACAAGAAATGTTGACAAAATTTTTGGGAATATCGATAACATTCATGTGATTAGAGATTCCTTGAATAAGTTAACAAATGCATTAAATGACTTGGACCAGTTTCCCGTGTCTGTTGGCGCAGATAGCGAGCAAGTCTC GATATCCATCATTCTTCAATCGGTGGATAGAATTACCAAGTCCATTCATTTGAATAATACCAATGTAGTTATTCATTGTTCCGATGGTTGGGATAGAACTTCCCAAGTATCAGCATTACTGCAATTATGCCTTGATCCTTATTACCGGACTCTTCATGGGTTTATGATTTTAATTGAGAAGGAGTGGGTCAGCTTTGgattcaaattcaacactCGTGCCGATCATGGCGGGTGTATTGGGGCCGTAATGCCCAAACCAGTGCATGATTCTTCTGAGTTTAATGATGATAGTGAGCTTCCAAATGGATCTGCAAGAAGTGTAGCCTCATTTCTACAAAAGGCTGCTAACAAAGCAGCAACCCGAATCAGAAAtactgctgttgctgctgccGAAGCTGCTACCAACAGTAATTCGTCATCTACAGTTGATTTgaatatcaacaacaatagTAGCACTTCAGAACCCACCCCGGAAGCTTCAGACTCCAATGGAGGAGGATCATTCTCAGGACACGCATACGGAGGAAGTAACGAGAAGTCGCCAGTATTTCACCAGTTTTTGGACTGTGTTTATCAGATCTACAAACAGCATCCACAACAGTTTGAGTTCAACAGCAGGTTTCTTAAACGGTTGTTCTATCACTATTACTCGTGCCAATATGGACTGTTTGTATGTGATTCTGAACGAGAATTAAAGATGAATCATAAATTACACGAAAGCACCGTTTCCGTATGGGACTACTTCAATTCTCGATCTAAGGAGTTTATCAATCCCTCTTATGAACGGAAAGATGAagtggtgtttttcaatTATAGTGATGTTAAATGGTGGACCGAGTTGTATGGTAGATCAGACGAAGAGATGAACGGGTTATCCAACTCGCTCGACCGTAAATTTGcaaaaatcaacttgaccaagtaG
- a CDS encoding uncharacterized protein (EggNog:ENOG503NZ3J; COG:G) has translation MGNNTSQIRRSSVTYNESNVRRSTTSSQRPDHQNLDEEFSDLILHEVKKDQDIRQQNLFNQSVAVPESLNRHPSLKYNQFSNDLIEDEFNELKDLIETDEAELTRNIIPNDKDVHKDDDDDDMIGVDENDTTLVVNNHNEVDDNMDVDYANHASGSTTVETVTPDLSSVDFTKIVANASPGAAARSPVGGYRSKPTVQPMTINSSGSTTNSHGGIVDVNSNGIVPVEIKWVNVLKENIQKVSIIGSFSNWRNIIRLKPLPHLPNEYVVTIRLPLGVHKLLYIINNEYRVSDQLPTATDSEGIFFNWFEVLDGSHLFNHSQNQPDRIVSASTKYDANIIQSAGQHEIGEIQRKSHSFLTKISKEDHPNVEHLEYREDPYEADEMQQEMQKELLQQNPSAHVPASVHSSSPDKNHHPNEPYILMSDNNSSSFLLQQRTNNQIEYSGEIPEIFVNYSYFKSQNSNFELPEPPQLPAHLNNVLLNKLSNHNNSNTQLPAHNTSYPPHTHNYSSDNGTMPQLDTFKPPSASFMGESSSSKRPPLRRADSSYYASNQEAYHLSIPNHVILNHLMTTSIRNDVLTVACITRYSGKFVTQIMHSPADSLSGES, from the coding sequence ATGGGGAACAACACGTCACAAATCCGTCGCTCGTCGGTCACCTACAATGAGTCGAATGTCCGGAGGTCCACCACGTCTTCTCAGCGACCCGATCACCAGAATCTTGATGAGGAGTTCAGTGACCTCATTCTTCACGAGGTCAAAAAAGATCAAGATATCCGGCAACAGAATCTATTCAATCAGTCTGTCGCGGTTCCCGAGTCACTAAACAGGCACCCTTCCCTCAAATACAACCAGTTTCTGAACGATTTGATAGAAGATGAGTTtaatgaattgaaggatTTAATTGAAACAGACGAGGCTGAACTTACCAGAAACATCATCCCTAACGACAAAGACGTCCATaaagacgatgatgatgacgataTGATTGGCGTGGACGAGAACGATACcactttggtggtgaataACCACAATGAGGTCGACGACAACATGGACGTAGATTATGCTAATCACGCTTCTGGTTCTACGACAGTTGAAACTGTCACACCTGATTTGTCTTCGGTTGATTTCACCAAGATCGTCGCCAACGCATCTCCTGGAGCTGCTGCCCGGCTGCCCGTGGGTGGCTATAGGTCCAAGCCCACGGTACAACCCATGACGATCAACTCCAGTGGCAGTACCACCAATAGCCATGGGGGTATTGTGGACGTGAACAGCAACGGGATTGTACCAGTGGAGATCAAGTGGGTCAATGTGCTCAAGGAGAACATCCAAAAAGTTTCAATCATCGGGTCCTTCTCCAATTGGAGGAACATCATCCGATTAAAACCCTTACCCCATCTTCCAAACGAGTATGTGGTGACAATCAGATTACCTTTGGGGGTTCACAAGTTGTTAtacatcatcaacaatgaatATAGGGTCAGTGACCAGCTCCCCACCGCCACTGATCTGGAAGggattttcttcaactggtttgAGGTTTTGGATGGTCTGCACTTGTTCAATCACtcccaaaatcaacccGATCGGATAGTCTCGGCTTCTACAAAGTACGATGCTAACATCATCCAATCTGCTGGTCAGCATGAGATCGGAGAGATCCAAAGAAAGTCCCATAGCTTCCTAACCAAAATCAGTAAAGAGGATCATCCAAATGTTGAGCATTTAGAATATAGGGAAGACCCTTACGAAGCTGATGAAATGCAACAAGAAATGCAGAAAGAGTTGTTACAGCAAAATCCCCTGGCCCATGTTCCTGCGCTGGTCCACTCCTCGTCTCCTGACAAAAACCACCATCCTAATGAACCATATATATTAATGTCGGACAACAATTCGTCTTCGTTTTTGCTTCAGCAGCGAACCAACAATCAGATAGAGTATTCTGGGGAAATTCCTGAGATATTTGTCAACTATAGTTACTTCAAAAGCCAGAATTCCAATTTCGAATTGCCCGAACCTCCGCAGTTACCAGCTCATCTTAACAACGTTTTGTTAAATAAGCTATCCAATCACAACAATAGCAATACCCAGTTACCTGCCCACAATACTTCATATCCTCCACATACTCATAATTATTCCTCAGACAACGGGACTATGCCTCAATTGGATACATTCAAACCTCCTAGTGCCTCATTCATGGGTGAGCTGTCGAGCAGTAAGAGGCCGCCATTAAGAAGGGCTGACTCTTCATACTACGCATCAAATCAAGAAGCCTATCACCTTTCAATCCCCAATCATGTAATTTTAAACCATTTAATGACTACTTCCATTAGGAATGATGTGCTAACTGTCGCTTGTATTACCCGGTACTCAGGTAAATTTGTAACTCAAATAATGCATTCCCCAGCTGACTCATTGTCAGGTGAAAGCTGA